The proteins below come from a single Deltaproteobacteria bacterium genomic window:
- a CDS encoding DUF2249 domain-containing protein, with protein sequence MSSQLRCSLLKCSTRLAPASVMRSSSIAGRVSRGVRSGRSGRERLHPSLGGELASLEQTRVFRAERVREPLDESELRARIGRLAPESVLDLRDLPAPEPMEKILAACARLAPADALAARTPRLPQMLMSLLDRRGLLWAALEEADGTGLVWVGCPAADERSTK encoded by the coding sequence ATGTCGTCACAGCTGCGATGCTCGCTGCTGAAGTGCTCCACGAGACTCGCGCCCGCTTCCGTCATGCGATCCTCCTCGATTGCGGGTAGGGTATCGCGCGGCGTGCGGAGCGGCAGATCGGGTCGGGAGCGGCTTCATCCGTCGCTGGGAGGCGAGTTGGCGAGCTTGGAGCAGACGCGGGTCTTTCGCGCGGAGCGGGTTCGCGAGCCGCTCGACGAGTCGGAGCTGCGCGCCCGGATCGGCCGACTCGCGCCGGAGTCCGTGCTCGATCTTCGCGATCTGCCCGCGCCCGAGCCGATGGAGAAGATCCTCGCCGCCTGCGCGCGCCTGGCTCCGGCGGACGCGCTCGCCGCTCGCACGCCGCGACTCCCGCAGATGCTGATGTCGCTGCTCGATCGCAGGGGCCTGCTCTGGGCCGCGCTCGAAGAGGCCGACGGAACCGGGCTCGTCTGGGTCGGGTGTCCCGCGGCGGACGAGCGCTCGACGAAATGA
- a CDS encoding hemerythrin domain-containing protein — MTEAGASLVEHFSSEHRSCDDIWAEVESAGEAGDRARAEAAWKRFDTEMRAHLGCEEELLFPAFEAATGMTEAGPTFVMRAEHVQMRALLGRMQEAVERGNLRELLDQGDSLLILIGQHNQKEERMLYPLAERA; from the coding sequence ATGACGGAAGCGGGCGCGAGTCTCGTGGAGCACTTCAGCAGCGAGCATCGCAGCTGTGACGACATCTGGGCCGAGGTCGAGAGCGCGGGCGAAGCCGGAGATCGCGCGCGAGCCGAGGCGGCGTGGAAGCGCTTCGACACGGAGATGCGCGCGCACCTGGGCTGCGAGGAAGAGCTGCTGTTTCCCGCGTTCGAAGCCGCGACCGGAATGACCGAGGCCGGTCCGACCTTCGTGATGCGCGCCGAGCACGTGCAGATGCGCGCGCTGCTCGGCCGGATGCAGGAGGCGGTCGAGCGGGGAAATCTGCGCGAGCTGCTCGATCAGGGCGACTCGCTGCTGATCCTGATCGGGCAGCACAACCAGAAAGAGGAGCGGATGCTGTATCCGCTGGCCGAGCGCGCG